The nucleotide window CCGGTGGGGGGCAGGGCATGGGCCATGCTGGCATGCACCCGGCGGTCCAGGAACACGGCGTCGCCGTGCCCCAGCAGCCCCCACAGCAGGGCCAGATTGGCCTGATACCCGCTGGGCAGGAACAGGCATTCGGCATAGCCGAAGTAGTCTGCCCATGCGGCTTCGGCCTTTGCCGCCAGTGCGGTGTGCCCGGCAGCCAGGCGCGAGGCCGTGCCCGACGGCGCATGCCGCGCGAAGCAGTCGGCCACCGTGGCCCGCCATTCTTCGTGGGCGGCAAGGCCCAGATAATCGTTGCCCGAGAACTGGAGCAGCGGACGGCCCTGCATGTGCACCAGCGCCGGAGAGGGGGATTGCCCGGCGCCGATGCGGGGAATGGAATCGGGAGTGGATGCGAGCACGGGGCCGGGCAGTCCGTCGAGCAGCGGTGCGTTGCGGCCAAGACCGGCGGCGTGCAGTTCTTCCACCCGCAGGGCCAGACGCGCGGCCAGCAGGCCGGGCGGGGCCGGAGGGGAGGGCATGCCGGGCGCTGTGCCGGGCGCTGTGCCGAGCTCTGTGGGGGGCGATGCGCCGGGCAGGAGGGTCCCGGTCAGGCGGTTCTGGTCAGCCATGCGAAGATCTCTTGATAGCGGGCGGTGAGCGTGCCGCCGTTGAAGCGGGTGTCATAGGCCGTGCGGCCTATGGTCAGGATGGCGGTCATGCACGGGGACGCAGGCGCGGGCTCCGCGCCGGAAGGGGGCGGCAGGGGCGCCATGGTGGTCGCATACGTGGCCGCGCGGTCACTTGCAGCCAGCAGGTAGGCACGAATGCGCAGGGTGCCGGGCAGTGCCGCGTCAGGTGGCCAGATGCATTCCTCCACCGTCAGCAAAAAGGCGTGCAGGGCAAAGCCGGATGCCCAGCGGGCGTGCAGCGCGGCCAGTTGGGCCATGGCCTCCAGCCCCTGCCACGGGGGGGCATGGCTGAAGGCGCGGCGGGCCGTGGCCCCCGTCGCATCACAGACATCCAGCCGGTCCAGCAGCAGGAAGCGGGGCGGCGCGGACAGGGGTAGCGCATCGTGGGGGCGGTTCACAGCCGCACCACCAGGGCGGCGTTCTGTCCGCCGAAGCCGAAATTGAGCAGCAGGCCGACGGAGCCATTGCCGGAAGCGGGCAGGGGGCGCGGTTGACGCACCGGGCGCACAAAGTCCAGCCGCGCGCTTTCCGGCGTGGTCAGGTTGCGTACCGGCGGCAGAAAGCCGTCCGCCGCGCAGGCCAGCAGGACGGCCAGTTCCACCGCGCCGCAGGCCGAGGCGCAGTGCCCGGTCCACGACTTCACGGCGGTGACGGCAGGGGCGTGGCCAGCGTCTGCGAACACCCGTTCCAGCAGGCGGATTTCCGCCGCGTCGTTGAGGGCGGTGCCGGTGCCGTGCGCCGCCACCCAGTGCACGTCGCCGGGCGTCAGGCCCGCCTCGGCCAGCGCGCCGCGCACGGCGGCTTCGGCCCGGCGGGCGTCGGGTTCCGGCGCGGTCAGGGCATGGCCGTCCAGTGTGGCCCCCATGCCCAGCACTTCGGCCAGCGGCATGGCCCCGCGCGCCAGTGCCGCCTCCAGCGGTTCCAGCACGAAGGCCGCGCCTCCCTCGCCGGGCACGAAGCCGCGCCGGGCGGTATCGAAGGGACGGCATGCCCTGTGCGGGGCGACACCATCGGTGGGGTCCAGGTCGCGCTGGATGGCCCCGGCGCGGGCGTAGCCCAGCAGTCCCCCTTCCGACAGGCGCGAATCGCCGCCCACGGCCAGCGCCGCCGGGGCAAGACCCCAGCGCACCCGCCGGGCGGCTTCGCCCACCGCCTGCAACGAGGCGGCGCAGGCCGTACCCAGCACCAGTCCCTCGCCCCGGACGCCGCAGCGCATGGCCACGGCGGAG belongs to Nitratidesulfovibrio sp. and includes:
- a CDS encoding beta-ketoacyl-[acyl-carrier-protein] synthase family protein; this translates as MPDTPMHLPSSPFPSPRRVVITGAGAVTPLGHTPQDMARTIREGHSPFRHATALPGTACAPVPDFDAAAATDRWRHRRYLSRGGQLALAAALTAVRQAGYACGNGTGGTGGTGGTGDIDTATDNGGTPPLPFLPDDTALVTASGPNLDVTADFPAASGRIRLLHDTPPGLEHPGLDALWMLRWLPNTAASAVAMRCGVRGEGLVLGTACAASLQAVGEAARRVRWGLAPAALAVGGDSRLSEGGLLGYARAGAIQRDLDPTDGVAPHRACRPFDTARRGFVPGEGGAAFVLEPLEAALARGAMPLAEVLGMGATLDGHALTAPEPDARRAEAAVRGALAEAGLTPGDVHWVAAHGTGTALNDAAEIRLLERVFADAGHAPAVTAVKSWTGHCASACGAVELAVLLACAADGFLPPVRNLTTPESARLDFVRPVRQPRPLPASGNGSVGLLLNFGFGGQNAALVVRL